The Astatotilapia calliptera unplaced genomic scaffold, fAstCal1.2 U_scaffold_44, whole genome shotgun sequence genomic interval CTGTGAACAAGTCCTACTGGGGTGATGACCTGTATGGTTCACCCAGTCTTCAACAGCCTGATTTAGATAATGGGTGGGATTTTGCTTTTCCTCCCATTTAAATTTCTGTAAGGTGccttgatttttgggtgggaaTTGTTTGCGCAGGGCCGGTCCAATAAACCTCAAGGCCTGCATTAGTGGCACCTCGTTCTCATGCGTGGTAGTACCCGCATTTTGTTCCAGATCCGCTGCCTGAGATCGGGATGTGCACCTAGTTATAATAGCTCTAAAATCTCCCAGTGCGAGGTCCTGTCCAGCTGTGTATTTATCCAAACCAGCTAACCAGGCATTCCCTCCCTCCATTATGTCAGGGAGTTTGTCCACTAGGGCCTGGACATCTCCGAATGAATAAGGTTGATACACTGGTCTACGTTGCGCTTTAGTCTGGACCAGGGGAAACATGCCTGGAGGCTGAGGCACAGGGCCCTTAGATCTAGTCTGATATCCTAAACTGTGAGGGGTAGAGGGGGGTGTATTGTTAAGGTCACTGAGTTCATCATCAGTATCCTCAGTTTTTCCCCCGCCTGGTGGGGTAGCAGTGTCAGCAAAAACGTGGGCTAAACTCATCTGTGTTTCCGGATCCTGACGGCCCACCAAAGACATGTTAACTGTGACATTTGGTGAAGTGCCAGGCTCAGTTTTTGCAGTAGCGGTCAGATCTCCTTTAACAGCGACGGGAGTGCTGGCAAATGGGTTGGACCGGGAAAGAGGGGCTGACGCAACACGATTATTCACCTGGACCACTGACCTACGTTCATTTAAGCAGCTGCGTAATGCTGCTTCTAGATCAGTTAATTGTTGTTCAGTGGGTTCCTGTCTGTTCATTCGAACCGCAAATGGTGCGCTCGCAAATGGGTCAGTTAGGCCCTCAGATCCGGTTCCAGAACAATGGGAGATGGAAGAGGGGGCTCTACTACTAGCTGAGGGTGTCGCCGACAGAGAGGAGCTTCCTGGGCAAAAATGCTTGGTATCTATGGGAGTTGGAGCTACGGGCGGTTCTTCTCCAATAGTCATTATTCCACCAGAGATATTAAGTACCGGATATATGCCTGCCGAGGGAGGAGTCTGGACTGAGGCAGAATAGGGAGGTGGCTGAGAcctatttttcttcatgtgtggttttgcagtttcccataaacacacccaGTGATTAAATTTAGCTTTGCGGCCTGCGTGCTTATCtgcttcctttctgtgtctcacCCCGCTTATCAcacctgcacctgctgctgctgagttggcttcttcctctttctcttttgcctGCATAGCCTTATTCTGCCAAATTATTCCCCAATTACCACTACTCCCCTCattctttcccttttctttcattaacctttcagctgttttcctcaatgactctttctgcttttttgcttctttaggcTGGTGTGTGGAGTTGATGACTGTCTCAACACATGTTAATTGTTCTCCCAATGTGCTAAGAATAACACCGGGACCCCAACCATCATCATTAGTTTGTCGATCTAATTCTCCATCCATTTTACTGTCAATGGAGGagtgttcttttattgattttaaaggagaatttgggccagctgggtttctgcctctgttaggCACTAATCAGCTGGGGCGCTGCTTTAAAggtgagtcagcactgaaatatcccttcaggtgttaccaagcttctaccaaaccggagtctggcgggtaaccttgcctagagcttcctgataggggtgctagttggttgtcaccttgttcacacgtctcattcacacttcatacattacctgcagtcactcattaccctccttatgtatgtaataaatgtgtaaaaaaattctatgtgtggtgtattattttaaccaaaagaggaacctagttcctttaattgtgtaatctgtgaacacggagaaccaaactgtcctgcccagtgttccacagcaagcattcagcgtgtatttatgtgtgtccaatatcaaacagaacatcaaaacatttaaaacactaaaatcatcgggGTTTTAAGAAGAGATCCGTTTTCTCCTATTGATCAAAGGGACCTCTCCTTTTGGACTCCAACCAGTACTtctcttttttaagttttagaggatcttttctaataaagtcctctgggccttcctaacccttctgtagtttagagaatattactaaaaaatattctcaaggcctttaaccttttaatttgtttagaaaggcgttactaataaacccttTCAAGGTCCCAGACCTGCTGAGGTATTTATCCGACACCGGAGAGCGACCCGTCGGCCGCAACCGTGGTCAGACCTCAGTTCACTCTtatctttattcacttattcacttatttcttattcacttatctcttattcacttgtctgattctcagcaagccttaagtaagccagacaattttggttatgaattactaggagtttggacactaagtattttataatgttcaatatagcagaaataaaaggtctgcttaccttgtttttgtgtgcacacagcttttgtccaaaCTCCGTTCACTCAGACCACGGCCGATGTCCTCCCACCCGTTCCAGTTTGGCCTGGAGCGGATCCTGTTCGTGACGCCaattgaaggatataaaaaaaacaacaacagcaatagaataatattaaacacaaagtgaacccgtcttccttcattaaataggttcttttagatgttaaggaggaattgacttaaccaggctggcggagaatgaagacaaccggacacctgcagcagatgggggaatcagtgaacttttattgagacagagacaacctctcaaacagctcacatcaggagattcctaATATTttctgtgaggatgggtatatattctctaaaacctaaggagggggttgtgaggaaagtgctgcattagcagaaaaacaactccataaaaggaaagcggccttgagtgttctagtctcttcgcttgcagatatctttcgcctgcaggatgaggcgatcgcttcttatcgctctcaaggccaaagtcgtgagcacacagttgcacagtaactttaaagctgtgagcacatttttattacacagttgcacagtaactttaaagctgaacaatatttaaagctgaataatgtttgatcagattatattttcttcaggcTGTCAGTGTTGTGACAGGCTGCAAAGAAATGAGTCTGCCTGCCTCATTTGGTCAGTATGTGGCAACATCACAGCAGGCTGCAGGAAAGATAAAGTCAAAATCTTGACTGGGCATACATGGGCGttcactcacacgcacacaaacacacagatgaggGAGTTATAATGTATCAATATCAAAGGCATAATTTCCCTTGAGGTCAGATTATCTGTGCTTGCAACAGGAcattaataacattaaaaaaggaaTAGTCATAATGCAAAGGTGATCTTTTACAAATCAGTGTATAATGTTGTCAGCAGCTCAGACAAGATGGTTTTCTGACAGAAAGAGTTGATATATaggtatagatatatatagaaaaATACAATGATGGATCAATTTCTTGAAAAACATTTCATGCAAAACAGCAGGATGACTGGcttttagggatgggtatcgaaaaccggttcttgttgagaaccggttcccactgtttcaattccttggaattgtttgccatttttgcaaacgattcccttatcaaTTCCaatcgccccgaatgacgtcaccacgttgcggagtgTCATTTACCTGGTAGGAAACATGGCAGCTCAAATGCTCAAAAGGTTAGTTATACTTGCAACAGGGCAATTtgaaaagtagatatttcatttaagggaggaaacactacgaatacgcaaaagcatttgctcacaaaacacgtgatgaccttaaatgaatgtcatgtttttaattccgctccggactcgtgaatctcaacccagcagcagcggtaacagtaatgcggcaggtaaataatcaactaacagtgcatattatatAAGTgagatctgccttattacaaaacctgccattactgtgcatttaggtgaccatgatgagagagacagacagagtctggatggctcagatgctggcagttctcgctgcagccTACcgttagcgtctcctttcaggccaggatagacgaatgtcaccgagcagtgactaagtttgtggtaaaaggcttgcacccatttgccacagcagatgcccccgattttcggtaagtgaatgtgtttaattgtaggcagggacattactggatattcttgtgtaattgctacagaataatttatgttatgctttgttattgctacagaagaatatttattttattattttacatttacagttttttttcctggggaccctgtgacaccccattgaagagccataggctggatctcttaagatctcactgttgggtttgtaaggccatgttactcctaaatttctatcttgttcaaagagaagatataaaacaaagttctaagctaatcgaccttagtgttctcctttgtttaaaaagaatcgataagaaaATCGATAAAGAAttgaatcgttaaacagaatcaagaatagaatcggaatcgtgaaaatcttatcaatacccatccctactggcTTTACTTTAAGTTTACACAGATCAGGCATAATACCACCTGCCTAGTATTGTGTTGGTTCCCCCATGCAGGCCTGTTTGGAGTCCAAATAGGCCTGCATGGACTCCCCTAGACACCGGAAGGTGTGCTGTTGTAAATAGCACCAAGATGTTAACAGATCAGGTGCTGCAAGTTGTGAGACAGGGACTCCATAGATCAGACTTGGTTGTCAtcggcacacgcacacacaaacacaaacacatctctctctctctctctatatatatatatatatatatatatacatgtacatgTATATACTCAATCATTCCTCAACTATTTTTACTTTGTAGCACGGCACATTATCCTACTGAATGAAAGAGACCATCGGGGAATACTGTTTCCATGAAACTGTGTTTCATTTGCCAAAATAGTATATTACTTTCACCAACTTACCTTCTTCCCATAGTGCATCCAGGTGTCAGGTATTTTTCAGTTAAGCGATGCACATGTACCCATCACGtgatgtcaaaaaaaaaacaaaccattatTCATCAAACCAGTCAGGCAACCTTCCATTTTTACCTACAGGCTACAGCCTGTACAGCCAGGCTACAGGCTACCAATACAAATCCATATCCTAATGAGGACATGCAtgatctttctcttagtatttatgtatgaaaacaaagccaaCAACACAAATCAAGGATGAAAACCAGACTTTAAAGTGATGCCACATTCATTGAttactgtagaaacatgaacaggtagcaATGGAgactgcagcctgactgctcatcagtttGCTACCTCGTATTGAAGTTCGTATTGAAGGCAGCTGGATTCATCGCAATGGACAGCTCACTTTATCACGGTGCTGTGTTGGAGTCAGCATTTACtgagctttaacatcactctgggttcttggctagcttagcattagcatgctgtctcTGCAGGTCCTTGCGaagagctgaagttgtgttagcagtatGATGCAGTGGGATCGATAGGCAGGCAGACTAACGATTTCAAGGAACTGGACTGCTGGACTACTGGGATTCCAATCCCTATCGTTGGGCGTTAAAATGGACTCTAACTCATATGTCTCATAGCAGTTTGATCATTaaatgttttggcagtttgagCCACTCCCCATGTGCATCAGAGAACCTTGCCTGCCCATGATCCTGTGGCTGGTCCACCATTGTttctagtgatgtgtcggtcacgaacaaaatggctcttagagccgtgACGTGAACGACgtgagccggctccttatcgcgagccgtgtttgttttttttctttctctcaccctctctctctctcgcactttttttccgcttcactccccactagtgatgggatttccggcgtttttagagaaccggctctttcggttcggctcactaaaaagagccggctctttcggctccgaactggctcttcaggttgttttgttactttaattcatttattattaacaataatataaaattacgcaaaaaaggaattactaatgtaaaaaaaaaaagtggttttatttatatatgtttatatataaatatatgcggtggcccctagagacaaaacacgtacaaactccaaaaagcacatacaaactccaaaacacatttctagcatgaactgaacctccaaaacagagctacctagatcacttaaattacacaattgaaagcatgaaagcatatgtgtattgtttgtgtatttatacacaagcattcatatatagtcaaataataaaaaaaaaaaaagttcatttacctgttattaccacacaccaaatccggtcgttggtacttgctggcttgtgtagccactaggtaacaaaagctcaacactgcccctagcatcctggagcacttctgttgtcttttgtacgcgttttgagtttttatgtgcttctgagtttttacgtgttttggagtttgtacgtgtttttacgtgttttgcagtttgtatgtgtttttacgtgtcttgcagtttgtacatgcttcggagtttgtacgtgtttttacgtgttttggagtttgtacatgttttggagtttgtacgtgatttgaagtttgtacgtgctttgtctctaggggccaccgtaaatatacttttatttattcactccacataaaatgtaataaataaatcatataatacaaaaatcaactattcacatttcaacttttaactatttaaattttcagctttttccttttacaaattttctctgtctctccctcctgctccgttcctgtgctactgagtgtaactaccgcccctcccccctcttcccagcgtaaagcacaaggctcgcgtgcggagtgaagcgggaaaaaaagtgcgagagagagggtgagagaaagaaaaagaaaaaaaaacgcgGCTCgtgataaggagccggctcacgtcgttcacgtcaaagacccggctctaagagccatttcgttcgcaaccgacccatcactactgTATTCATATAGCAACTGATACATCATTGTGTTTACATATGTAGCTCAGCCCACATGTATTTTTTCATCAGGGTTGCCGATTAGCAGATATCAGTACTTCCAAATGAGCCGTTAATGTCACGGTCCTGAGTCTCCTGACCCAgcatttttagttctttgtgatgtttgtattattggacttgtgtgagttattctatggtttctagtttcgatcccttgcccttcatgtttctctgtgtcccctctgttctgtgtaagtctgtgtctgcatgtttgagttcccctctgtgtctttcggttcttagagtcctctgccttatggtttatgtctgtgtttcttagttgttgtctccactgtgtcaagttcgcgtctctgtgtgatccttcctgttttactttgaaggtccgtgtcttatgtgaatgtgtcctgctttgcttttctcgtcagtcctgatttctcccagctgtgccctccttctgtgtctcattcccctcgttactccccagtgtatttaaaccctgtgtttctctgagtcagtgtcgcgttgtccctcatgctgtgtggatctccctgtgggTTTAGTTTGCgagtttccagtttagtttgcTTTGTATGACTTTCTCCTGCCAGCGAATAAAGCTgagttctttgtgtttaaacctTGTGCCTgagtgcctgcattttgggtccaactcctgcctgccgcacagcgttTCATGACAGTTAAGCGTGATTTGTGTGATCTGCCTTTTGGCAAAGCAATTGTGGGTGAGAAGATTCGACACATTCATGGGACTTATgactgtgaaggttctcagtcatccaggttgtcgtagtctaaggagcttgtagttttcttgaagacgtttcaccttaCATGCGGGCTACATACCAGTGGATATGTAAACGCAATGATGTATCAGTTTTTATTCATGAGCCTTCATCACAGCATATACAAGATGTTACATGTTGCAGAGTTATCGTTTGGTCACAGCTGTAACTACAAACCTTTTCTCTATTTTCTCACTGACACATGCATGGTATTAGTAATTCTAACTTTTAGAAAGCATCAGGTCCTGTAAAAAGTGTAGCATGTTGTCATTATCTGCACACACTGAACTACTATAGAAGCAATTACACAGCATTTAGCAATCCgatctttaagtgatgacgtgatgaattctgcttccgggcccaaagtagtctgcatttaataaggctgttgtgtttttaaaatgttttaatgctttgtatcttgttgtCATGGccgccgaggcgagccgtgtggagttggaaGAAGGACCTAAGATGCAAGCAGTGGATGAGATGCTAATGAGGTTTATTTACAaaggtgtagtggcaaacaagCAGTGGGGCATGACAAATAACTgaagacacctaaactgggggaactaaaaataacagacctgggagcataCGACAAAGGGATgagaagcagagagacgcagacgagGGAAATGTAAagtgaacacactcacatcagacagagaccttcacaataaagcaGGAAACTCAAACACGGGGAACCAAACAAGacagaactaaacagacagcttcacaaacagacggggtgacaccaaagacagacagagacacagacgcagactcaaaggcagaccgaatataacacatagaactcaaacaataataatcatcatcataataataataaactagaaaatgataacaaactaaaagcgctggggtcaccgacccaggaccatgacacttgttctatttaatctcaacaagcccctaaaaacagtcagtgatcactgtcggcttctctcggtttttattaccactaatcattttaaagctcagtttttaaacccttacgacgtaactacagcccagcccaagcagcagtatattaataactaaccttgtattgtggatggattatctcggtggttctcctgactgacgtttggtccgtttacagcaggggtcggcaaccctaggcacGTGTGCCACAGTTGGCACGCGAaaggttaactgatggcacgaccatagctggactggccattgggcatacCGGGTATTTGCTCGGTGGCCCgaggattattttttttgtaacggtataaacaataaaaggtggtggattggccagatgctggccggtgtgtaaaaataactccgttgtttagtggtggctatggcggagcttccacagattcagtaaaattaacaAGTGAGAGGGGGGGCagaaggaggagagacccgaggcagccgccggtccgagtgtcaggtgaactgaagtTCAGGTAAGAGGttatgactagggatgggtatcatttaggttttatccgataccggtgccaaaccggtacttttgaaacggtgccggtgcttaaacggtgctcaaaccggtgcttaaagaatggagaacacaaaattggtccaaaaacctctcatgttcagctgttttttttgtaaaaagataacaatgttagccttttctgcagctatggggcatatatggtatcactcttggctggaagcagtgcaatggaaaaacacaaactttgtccaaaaacctctcatgtttaactgttttccactttttctttggtcattttagcctttttggccagggtgaagggagtatctgccatcaaacaagaagacagcctcatgtagctatgatgatgtttgctagttcaccttacatgcattaatgtaataacgtggttagcctactcaacgtaaattacactagaacaacattaagctactcacgcatagaagaacggctgctgctgccatcatcatccgtcatcatttctgctacactggcagggctaggggccaggactctactcttcgggtttttgggggatgttgctaactccgggtccgataacaagcaccacacccgcagtagatgggTGTGGTGCCAAAgcctgatgtgggccaaagcctggCATAGCCTGTAACATTATTATgatggacacattttatgagtgagcttgactttaagtgacttacaggtttctttgaaaaatactttcttatatccaggttcttcctttttgccgccatcctcctctcctccttgcagGTCTTCGCAGCGCAGGCTTGCCGATGCTAAAACTAAACGAAGCTtcctgaaaggcacagccaatcacattggccatattcgtcacatgaggtaggactccagtggagaacgtaatttaactctttcagCACCGCTAGGTGAATAAGACGCTGACAGatcattttttcatttctatcggatttgtttttctttactcgaagagatcaaattattggtggggacaattcaataatcgctggatattggtgTGGACATGTCCCTTctgtccatgccaaatctacgcccttgagCTGGTGTTAGCTGAGGCTAGTTCATAGACTGCTGtcagaactgcacatgattatttgaAGCTAGCAGATTGTTAATGCTATCCATCAAGTCTAAcagtctatgaactaacctcagctaaTGCCAGCTAATAATGTTAGCTCTgtggcgagtagccttcagtaatagtaataaatcacacagcaatagtacatcggAGATACTGAAGTGGCACATAACCCAGGTAGCTACCACAACTAAAACAAGCTAGTTGCAGTAGGCGAACgttagctttttttaaaaaagaacttaCTTCCGGATGTTTCTGTAGGTTGGAGTCTTTTGACGCTGAGATCAGCTTGTTTGCTTGcaaacagagtttgcattgACCGGTCAGATTTCGCCCatccctttcttctttaaattaGAAGTCGTGTTGGAATTTCCAAGTAAGAAATGCATTGCTGCCCATGCACTGCTGGCTATGTTGTGCTGGCTTCTGGTTCATTGTGTAACTGACACCACCAACATTAACAGGATGcttacattagagcctcttatttcgtgttttgtttgggtttccggCAATttgtggaattaccaaaattaAAGAGGGGATAGAGAGGGGATAGCCTATAGTGATGGGTCGgttgcgaacgaaatggctcttagagccggctctttgatgTGAACGACGcgggctgtgttttttttttttcttctttctctcaccctctctcacttttttccgcttcactcagcatgccagccttgtgctttacgctgggaagAGGGCGGAGGTacggtgtacatt includes:
- the LOC113018146 gene encoding uncharacterized protein LOC113018146; amino-acid sequence: MDGELDRQTNDDGWGPGVILSTLGEQLTCVETVINSTHQPKEAKKQKESLRKTAERLMKEKGKNEGSSGNWGIIWQNKAMQAKEKEEEANSAAAGAGVISGVRHRKEADKHAGRKAKFNHWVCLWETAKPHMKKNRSQPPPYSASVQTPPSAGIYPVLNISGGIMTIGEEPPVAPTPIDTKHFCPGSSSLSATPSASSRAPSSISHCSGTGSEGLTDPFASAPFAVRMNRQEPTEQQLTDLEAALRSCLNERRSVVQVNNRVASAPLSRSNPFASTPVAVKGDLTATAKTEPGTSPNVTVNMSLVGRQDPETQMSLAHVFADTATPPGGGKTEDTDDELSDLNNTPPSTPHSLGYQTRSKGPVPQPPGMFPLVQTKAQRRPVYQPYSFGDVQALVDKLPDIMEGGNAWLAGLDKYTAGQDLALGDFRAIITRCTSRSQAADLEQNAGTTTHENEVPLMQALRFIGPALRKQFPPKNQGTLQKFKWEEKQNPTHYLNQAVEDWVNHTGHHPSRTCSQSMWFRRAVLRGIPESVSQKMEDNPDLQDCDFAIWKKHLIFNLNKVQIKSDDKAESVEDLQLQLLKVQLQKAKNDLGGKGDKPKKQLVAAAAPPPGPVAPDLYPNPWPADPQPPQYGAYHSPAPYGQRGSPFGGNRGGFRGRGQMGGGRGGQMYVCFRCGQPGHWAKACPLNPAAGRGRGARGGPYQHPGHRGGPRGALVEVPPAPQMPVMGWEYYEGGPQL